From Vitis vinifera cultivar Pinot Noir 40024 chromosome 5, ASM3070453v1, the proteins below share one genomic window:
- the LOC100266430 gene encoding serine/threonine-protein kinase-like protein ACR4: MGISRSLLEHFLNWVLKIQTWQAVFLVQIRVLVVFSNLWWLVSGLGSMSSIAISYGENGPVFCGLKSDGSHLVTCYGSNSAIIYGTPAHFPFMGLTAGDGFVCGLLVDSNQPYCWGSSRYVQMGVPQPMIKGAEYLEISAGDYHLCGLREPLTGRLRNYSLVDCWGYNMTRSYRFDGQLQSISAGSEFNCGLFSQNRTVFCWGDETSSRVTSLIPQEMRFQKIAAGGYHVCGILEGANSRVFCWGGRSLDIEEEISTAYTGQGNVDSAPKDPMLSVVGGKFHACGIRSSDRGVTCWGFRVKTSTLPPDGIKVYEIAAGNYFTCGILAEKSLLPVCWGLGFPSSLPLAVSPGLCTPSPCLPGFYEFNHESPPCKSLNSHVCLPCSSACLDDMYQKAECTLKSDRQCEFNCSGCYSAECFSNCSSSSYANAITGRKTERFWSLQLPVVVAEVAFAVFLVSIVSLTTILYVRYKLRNCRCSDKGLKSKKGKANGSSFQNDNSKIRPDLDELKIRRAQTFTYDELERATGGFKEESQVGKGSFSCVFKGVLKDGTVVAVKRATMSSDMKKNSKEFHTELDLLSRLNHAHLLNLLGYCEEGGERLLVYEFMAHGSLHQHLHGKNKALKEQLDWVRRVTIAVQAARGIEYLHGYACPPVIHRDIKSSNILIDEEHNARVADFGLSLLGPADSGSPLAEPPAGTFGYLDPEYYRLHYLTTKSDVYSFGVLLLEILSGRKAIDMQFDEGNIVEWAVPLIKSGDISAILDPVLKPPSDLEALKRIATVAYKCVRMRGKERPSMDKVTTALERALAQLMGSPCNEQPILPTEVVLGSSRLHKKSSQRSSNRSVSETDVAEAEDQRFEFRAPSWITFPSVASSQRRKSSVSEADVDGKNLEARNLGSGGNGGDGLRSLEEEIGPASPQENLFLQHNF, encoded by the coding sequence ATGGGAATTTCTAGGAGTTTGTTGGAACATTTTCTCAACTGGGTCTTGAAGATCCAAACATGGCAAGCTGTATTTCTTGTACAAATTAGAGTCTTAGTGGTGTTCTCAAATTTATGGTGGTTAGTTTCAGGCCTAGGTTCCATGTCTTCCATAGCCATTTCATATGGTGAGAATGGCCCTGTTTTCTGTGGTCTAAAATCAGATGGGTCTCATCTTGTGACTTGTTATGGATCAAATTCTGCTATAATCTATGGAACCCCTGCCCATTTCCCCTTTATGGGACTAACCGCCGGGGACGGCTTCGTATGTGGGCTTTTAGTGGATTCTAACCAGCCTTACTGCTGGGGAAGTAGTCGTTATGTTCAAATGGGTGTTCCTCAACCCATGATCAAAGGGGCTGAGTACTTAGAAATTAGTGCAGGCGATTACCATTTATGTGGATTGAGAGAACCCTTGACGGGAAGGCTTAGGAACTATTCTCTTGTAGATTGTTGGGGGTATAACATGACTAGAAGCTATAGGTTTGATGGGCAGTTGCAGTCCATCTCTGCTGGGTCAGAGTTCAACTGTGGATTGTTTTCTCAAAatagaactgttttctgttggGGGGATGAAACTAGTAGCCGGGTAACGAGCTTAATCCCTCAAGAAATGAGGTTCCAGAAGATTGCAGCTGGTGGGTACCATGTTTGTGGCATTTTGGAGGGGGCTAACTCAAGAGTTTTTTGTTGGGGGGGAAGGAGTTTGGACATTGAGGAAGAAATATCTACTGCATACACTGGACAAGGCAATGTGGACTCGGCTCCAAAAGATCCAATGCTTTCAGTTGTGGGGGGGAAATTTCATGCTTGTGGAATCAGGAGCTCGGATCGCGGGGTGACTTGTTGGGGTTTTCGTGTCAAGACAAGTACTCTACCTCCTGATGGCATTAAGGTGTATGAAATTGCAGCTGGGAATTATTTCACTTGTGGAATCCTTGCTGAGAAATCTCTCCTTCCTGTTTGCTGGGGTCTCGGGTTTCCCTCATCGCTCCCTTTAGCTGTATCTCCTGGGCTTTGCACCCCTAGTCCTTGCCTTCCAGGGTTCTATGAATTTAACCATGAAAGCCCGCCTTGCAAGTCTCTAAATTCTCATGTCTGCTTGCCCTGCAGCAGTGCCTGCCTGGATGACATGTACCAGAAAGCTGAATGCACTTTGAAATCTGATCGACAGTGTGAATTTAACTGCTCAGGCTGTTACTCAGCTGAATGCTTCTCGAATTGTTCTTCTTCCTCTTATGCAAATGCCATAACAGGAAGGAAAACTGAAAGGTTTTGGTCACTACAATTGCCAGTAGTTGTAGCAGAGGTTGCTTTTGCTGTGTTCTTGGTCAGCATTGTGTCTTTAACCACAATTCTATATGTTCGCTACAAGTTGAGGAACTGTCGGTGTTCAGACAAAGGATTGAAGTCCAAGAAAGGCAAAGCTAATGGTTCTTCTTTCCAGAATGATAACAGTAAGATCCGGCCTGACTTGGATGAGCTTAAGATCAGAAGAGCTCAGACCTTCACCTATGATGAACTTGAGAGAGCCACAGGCGGGTTCAAGGAAGAATCTCAAGTGGGAAAGGGAAGCTTTTCGTGCGTTTTCAAAGGGGTTTTGAAGGATGGCACAGTGGTTGCAGTTAAAAGGGCTACAATGTCTTCTGACATGAAGAAGAATTCCAAGGAGTTCCATACCGAGCTTGACCTGCTATCGAGATTAAACCATGCTCATTTGCTTAATCTGCTTGGCTATTGTGAAGAAGGTGGGGAAAGGCTTCTGGTTTATGAGTTCATGGCACATGGGTCCTTACACCAGCATCTCCATGGGAAGAACAAGGCCCTAAAAGAGCAATTGGATTGGGTAAGAAGGGTCACCATTGCAGTGCAGGCAGCTCGGGGAATTGAGTATTTGCATGGTTATGCCTGCCCGCCTGTGATTCATCGAGACATCAAGTCATCAAACATCCTCATTGATGAAGAACACAATGCCCGTGTTGCTGATTTCGGTCTTTCATTGTTGGGACCTGCTGATAGTGGCTCCCCACTGGCCGAGCCCCCAGCTGGGACGTTTGGGTACCTTGATCCTGAGTACTATAGACTTCACTACCTTACAACCAAATCCGATGTTTACAGCTTTGGTGTACTACTTCTGGAAATCTTAAGTGGGCGAAAAGCCATTGATATGCAGTTTGATGAGGGGAACATAGTTGAATGGGCTGTTCCTCTGATCAAATCTGGAGACATATCAGCCATTTTGGATCCAGTTCTGAAGCCCCCATCTGACCTCGAAGCGTTGAAAAGGATCGCAACAGTGGCCTACAAATGTGTGAGAATGAGAGGGAAAGAGAGGCCATCAATGGACAAAGTAACAACAGCTCTGGAACGAGCGCTTGCACAGTTGATGGGCAGCCCATGCAACGAGCAACCGATCTTGCCAACTGAGGTGGTACTGGGAAGTAGTAGACTGCACAAGAAATCCTCTCAGAGATCATCAAACCGGTCAGTCTCAGAAACCGATGTTGCAGAAGCAGAAGATCAAAGATTTGAGTTCAGAGCTCCATCATGGATAACTTTCCCCAGTGTTGCTTCCTCCCAGAGAAGGAAGTCCTCAGTTTCTGAAGCAGATGTTGATGGGAAAAACCTGGAAGCAAGAAACTTAGGCAGTGGAGGAAATGGCGGTGACGGGTTGAGAAGCTTGGAGGAGGAGATTGGGCCTGCTTCTCCTCAAGAAAACTTGTTCTTGCAGCACAACTTCTAG